A portion of the Calliphora vicina chromosome 5, idCalVici1.1, whole genome shotgun sequence genome contains these proteins:
- the LOC135961275 gene encoding dynein light chain Tctex-type 4, with product MASWSNMKSRITASVRTTSRMNALLSESMLGKRKALMKTPTLEDENETETENEKPKNDWNFFRTNFSMEQVHKLIEATIEERLTWDRFSRSYDSWRSLQLAENLASDIRDGVRRFNHKRHRIVCILSVIEKQNQGITMRMRHLMDEKMDNFTSVVYERPTYFIVVTVYLVYKD from the exons atggCTTCATGGAGTAACATGAAATCTCG aattacAGCTTCCGTGCGCACCACAAGTCGCATGAACGCTTTACTTTCTGAATCCATGTTGGGAAAACGCAAGGCCCTAATGAAAACACCAACACTTGAAGATGAAAACGAAACTGAGACTGAAAATGAGAAACCCAAAAACGATTGGAATTTCTTTCGCACCAACTTTAGTATGGAACAGGTTCACAAACTCATAGAGGCGACCATTGAAGAACGTTTGACCTGGGATCGATTCAGCCGTTCGTATGATTCGTGGCGTTCTTTGCAATTGGCGGAGAATTTAGCGTCTGATATACGAGACGGTGTGCGGAGATTTAATCACAAGCG TCATCGCATTGTATGCATTTTGTCTGtcattgaaaaacaaaatcaagGAATAACGATGCGCATGCGCCATTTGATGGATGAGAAAATGGATAATTTTACAAGTGTCGTTTATGAGCGTCcaacatattttattgttgttactgtttATTTAGTATATAAggattaa